Proteins co-encoded in one Saprospira grandis genomic window:
- a CDS encoding sacsin N-terminal ATP-binding-like domain-containing protein: protein MRRKNVQAFRTDWRKAEGYDMQAWDENFIGSVHEGQQFGFYRMVNGIVDNIKADLSPKLQNAQDEQAIYEFLQNAADSQASDCAVIYDEQYFMVLNNGRAFTDKDLKALLNSFQGTKADKSKAENCGKIGRYGIGFKLAYRLMGKSDGAEELLKDLAGPLLFSWQNASEFEELMAYQKGACQRTTETAADLPWLLKIILACFPTGLEEEVKDLNYQPQTLFKEAELLELQAFLQRNQEQLSALDLSQGSLFFLKFGPKKHEKLKESLLNIQSGIGYAMNTLKTLNKVVLQDKVIERQSLRFEQFTVLPKTADFERIDPEFAFCPIEIALGFPDDTLEAKRMKQSPSLYQFFPMRNERHNLAYLIHASSFAKITDRTRLDDQGEANIETFKYIAKALQKSLNSKRNKDFEHFLSIYKSLLLSDPSEEYDAELLNQHLYRPNLKYIQQSIPTNKRNFYPKDLVVIKKTALPIDPMQLGIGKEWFYWTEDEHLQREAANSAKLDLKSWGLKELLLQGTPALINSWIESLDEEDYAAFVAELRQIDFDEDFLAQFQYINCFRFSQQGGGEEYLSILDLKEEEQIFLMNAQTLPYKEEIKALGFSVLSFDIQDYAAILEQLQKELDYLSQPKALFQKIAERAAVSTLSAAQKNRLFAFLSSLGQINAEDLRAIPLFANHYQQQLPLAAILPLGQAPNSYLEGFEVLELEDNSQLADYYCSAEGPELYQNIIWAYWEQLTEHPSLMGIDQVQALYEQSIALYKQASSLPDLAEKKLVFVSATEGFLPAEKVFYHNSLLEVAPKQYPALRTAVRKLMGLELPDPAILDYLNQGPFKIRASSSHKDWRQASRAILEQAESQPLSPKEKQAVYPILNAALHSLELKKLCLFENQLGQKRPLQELLSSEEQFELFLLPYQIKEEEYMEDLALLLCAEKDLFNKIIHRNWSELIEQEAVLDAPEAFYEMLSKYSELANSVKPLIGEKYVFLSKEEGFIGEGIFYHQAMEQVEDYPALVRALETLTPYRCPNKLVLPYLNQRALKTRDAVLGRLLHLEPQQLDKDAVLALQEFLSLAKTPLFKFMYVTAGEGRLYELGRRAKNTPYYLDKSAQKMAAVIKENFGESYKLFPYSLYKEGLDYEGLLLGPKLYKELSRHKNASPELLSAMIVESGNAALQEQVFSKIERIVLKEDRIYDKDSFEHQALQIFRNKDAEHAKIRSKVFVEAIEGGLMKLSSISFAPQTTVSIERDGKYQLDVAAISPKHKKWQALTNKLMEQLVDYEAPNSLRRRCFELEELSLEQLYDLLKGDRVELQNAQQLAVVLLQVKRKERPILARNFWVQLANEEWLPLESLEAFYFNAPDYIHPQACLHPERYADLPEILRMDPESSSRQAFEFAGQYIAFQPYLERNRFFAAPLRALQENEPKAALLRRLLEAVYPLWAEQGDPKQSIEIYFGQKQQLGEKMDLSAYLFSPEYALQEEQLPPLLQEYLGEDADSIPYEAELDADLPLNRLSFMLALGLQGPQSAVVNLRRYLAEGQGETTSQKQINEVQNSHAPLLPQTVRFLAQKELLFSSQDERIFWLRKLYNSLSESQMKGLALPYIQSAEMGEEGLILQYALGQTEDWTYCYTPSSELSEFVEKYELPVAKLLGLLAQTNKRLFDKTLKYYPLFQADSREELDRESLEETAQEWAAPHYLKWKEEFKQSIFLLQGAIPYTVYFQEEMVKIVRQGDAVFIDGEIYLNSQAENLEEALFAIAGRQTVSEMALLQLLRYKNELNKKEEVQAVRSQTVRELKALEEAAIQSPKLEQLQAIKSSEKEAQLSMSFNLQDLPEELLSQLLSLAQNSQLKVKED from the coding sequence ATGCGCAGAAAAAACGTCCAAGCCTTTCGCACAGATTGGCGCAAAGCCGAAGGCTATGATATGCAAGCCTGGGATGAAAATTTTATCGGTAGTGTCCATGAGGGCCAGCAATTCGGTTTTTACCGAATGGTCAACGGAATTGTGGATAATATTAAGGCCGATTTGAGTCCCAAACTCCAAAATGCACAGGATGAACAAGCCATTTATGAGTTTTTGCAAAATGCAGCCGATAGCCAAGCGAGCGATTGTGCCGTCATTTATGATGAGCAGTATTTTATGGTGCTCAATAATGGACGGGCGTTTACGGATAAGGACCTCAAGGCCCTACTCAACTCTTTTCAAGGGACCAAAGCCGATAAAAGTAAGGCCGAAAACTGTGGCAAAATTGGCCGCTATGGCATTGGCTTTAAGTTGGCCTACCGCCTAATGGGCAAATCTGATGGCGCAGAGGAATTGTTAAAGGATTTGGCTGGACCGCTCCTCTTTAGTTGGCAAAATGCTAGCGAATTTGAGGAGCTAATGGCCTATCAAAAAGGAGCTTGTCAAAGGACCACAGAAACTGCAGCCGATTTGCCCTGGCTGCTCAAGATTATCCTGGCTTGTTTTCCCACTGGCCTAGAGGAAGAAGTAAAAGATTTGAATTATCAGCCGCAAACGCTCTTTAAGGAAGCGGAATTGCTAGAATTACAGGCTTTTTTGCAGCGCAATCAGGAGCAACTATCGGCTTTGGACCTTTCTCAGGGCTCGCTCTTCTTCCTAAAGTTTGGACCCAAAAAGCATGAGAAGCTCAAAGAGTCTTTGCTCAATATCCAATCGGGCATTGGCTATGCCATGAACACCCTCAAAACCCTAAATAAGGTGGTTTTGCAGGACAAAGTGATCGAGCGTCAAAGTCTGCGCTTTGAACAATTTACCGTTTTGCCCAAAACAGCCGATTTTGAGCGAATTGATCCCGAATTTGCCTTTTGTCCCATTGAAATCGCCCTAGGTTTTCCGGATGATACCCTAGAGGCTAAGCGGATGAAGCAAAGTCCCTCCCTCTATCAGTTTTTTCCTATGCGCAATGAGCGGCATAATTTGGCCTATCTCATTCATGCTAGCTCTTTTGCCAAAATTACCGACCGTACCCGCCTAGATGACCAAGGCGAGGCCAATATTGAGACCTTTAAGTACATTGCTAAGGCCTTGCAAAAAAGCCTCAATAGCAAAAGAAATAAAGATTTTGAGCACTTCTTGAGCATTTATAAATCGCTACTCCTTTCTGATCCTTCTGAGGAATATGATGCGGAATTGCTCAATCAGCATTTGTATCGCCCAAATCTCAAGTACATTCAGCAATCTATTCCCACCAATAAGCGCAACTTTTATCCCAAGGACCTAGTCGTGATTAAAAAGACGGCCCTTCCCATTGATCCCATGCAATTGGGCATTGGTAAAGAATGGTTTTATTGGACCGAAGATGAGCATTTGCAAAGAGAAGCCGCTAACTCGGCCAAATTGGACCTCAAAAGCTGGGGCCTCAAAGAATTGCTGTTGCAAGGTACGCCAGCCCTCATCAATAGCTGGATCGAAAGCCTAGATGAGGAGGATTATGCGGCCTTTGTGGCCGAATTGCGCCAAATTGATTTTGATGAAGACTTTTTGGCCCAATTCCAATATATCAACTGCTTTCGCTTTAGCCAACAAGGCGGTGGCGAGGAATACCTCTCTATCTTAGACCTTAAGGAGGAAGAGCAAATCTTTTTGATGAATGCCCAAACCCTGCCTTATAAGGAAGAAATCAAGGCGCTGGGTTTCTCGGTCCTCTCTTTTGATATTCAGGATTATGCGGCCATTTTGGAGCAGCTACAAAAAGAATTGGATTACCTCAGCCAGCCCAAGGCGCTTTTCCAGAAAATTGCCGAGCGGGCCGCAGTCTCTACGCTTTCGGCAGCACAGAAAAACCGCCTATTTGCTTTCTTGAGTAGTTTGGGCCAAATTAACGCAGAAGATCTGCGGGCTATTCCCCTTTTTGCCAACCACTATCAACAGCAATTGCCTTTAGCCGCTATTTTGCCTTTGGGCCAAGCGCCCAATAGCTATTTGGAGGGCTTCGAGGTCTTGGAGTTAGAAGACAATAGTCAGCTGGCCGATTATTATTGTTCTGCAGAGGGGCCAGAGCTTTATCAAAATATCATTTGGGCCTATTGGGAGCAATTGACGGAGCACCCCAGCTTGATGGGGATCGATCAGGTGCAGGCGCTTTATGAGCAAAGTATTGCCCTATACAAACAAGCTAGCTCCCTGCCTGATTTGGCCGAGAAAAAGCTCGTTTTTGTTTCTGCCACAGAAGGTTTCCTTCCCGCCGAAAAAGTCTTTTATCACAACAGTCTTTTAGAAGTTGCCCCCAAGCAATATCCAGCCTTGCGCACCGCGGTGCGCAAACTCATGGGCCTAGAACTGCCCGATCCCGCTATTCTAGATTATCTCAATCAGGGGCCCTTTAAGATTCGGGCCAGCTCTAGCCACAAAGATTGGCGACAAGCCTCTCGGGCCATTTTGGAGCAGGCCGAAAGCCAACCCCTTAGCCCCAAGGAAAAGCAAGCCGTTTATCCTATCCTCAATGCAGCCCTGCATAGCCTAGAGCTCAAAAAGCTTTGCTTGTTTGAGAATCAATTGGGCCAAAAACGACCCTTGCAAGAGCTGTTGAGCAGCGAAGAGCAGTTTGAGCTCTTTTTGCTGCCCTACCAAATTAAGGAAGAGGAATATATGGAGGATTTGGCTCTGCTCCTCTGTGCCGAAAAGGACCTCTTTAATAAGATTATTCATAGAAACTGGAGCGAGCTTATTGAGCAAGAAGCCGTTTTGGATGCCCCAGAGGCTTTCTATGAGATGCTTAGTAAGTATAGCGAACTAGCCAATTCGGTTAAGCCGCTGATTGGCGAAAAATATGTCTTCCTCTCCAAAGAAGAGGGCTTTATTGGCGAAGGCATTTTCTATCATCAGGCCATGGAGCAGGTAGAAGATTATCCTGCTTTGGTCCGCGCCCTAGAAACCTTAACGCCTTACCGCTGCCCCAATAAGTTGGTCTTGCCCTATCTCAACCAAAGGGCCCTAAAAACTCGAGATGCTGTTTTGGGCCGTTTGCTGCATCTAGAGCCGCAGCAATTGGACAAAGATGCCGTTTTGGCCCTACAAGAGTTTTTGAGCTTGGCCAAAACGCCCCTCTTTAAGTTTATGTATGTAACCGCAGGAGAAGGTCGCCTCTATGAGCTGGGCCGTAGAGCTAAAAACACCCCCTACTATCTCGATAAATCGGCCCAGAAAATGGCCGCTGTCATTAAGGAGAATTTTGGCGAAAGCTATAAGCTATTTCCCTATAGCCTATATAAAGAAGGCCTAGATTATGAAGGCCTTTTGCTCGGTCCAAAATTATATAAGGAACTCTCTCGCCATAAAAATGCAAGTCCAGAGCTGCTTTCTGCCATGATTGTAGAATCAGGCAATGCCGCTTTGCAAGAACAGGTCTTTTCTAAAATCGAACGGATTGTCCTCAAAGAAGATCGCATTTATGATAAGGATAGTTTTGAGCATCAGGCTTTGCAGATTTTCAGAAACAAAGATGCCGAACATGCCAAAATCCGTTCTAAGGTCTTTGTAGAGGCCATTGAAGGCGGCTTGATGAAGCTGAGCAGCATCTCTTTTGCCCCGCAAACTACCGTCAGCATCGAGCGGGATGGCAAATATCAATTGGATGTAGCGGCTATTTCGCCTAAGCATAAAAAATGGCAGGCCCTGACCAATAAGTTGATGGAGCAGCTGGTGGATTATGAAGCGCCCAATAGCCTGCGCCGCCGCTGCTTCGAACTAGAGGAACTGAGCTTAGAGCAGCTTTATGATTTGCTTAAAGGCGATAGAGTGGAATTGCAAAATGCCCAACAGCTAGCCGTGGTGCTCTTGCAGGTCAAACGCAAGGAACGCCCCATTTTGGCCCGCAATTTTTGGGTCCAATTGGCCAATGAAGAATGGCTGCCCCTAGAGAGTCTAGAAGCTTTCTATTTCAATGCCCCCGATTATATCCACCCCCAAGCTTGCCTACATCCAGAGCGCTATGCCGATTTGCCCGAAATCCTTCGGATGGATCCAGAGAGCAGCAGCCGCCAAGCTTTTGAGTTCGCTGGCCAATACATCGCTTTTCAGCCTTATTTGGAACGCAACCGCTTTTTTGCTGCCCCGCTACGGGCTTTGCAAGAGAACGAACCCAAGGCCGCTTTGCTCCGCCGCTTGCTAGAGGCGGTTTATCCACTTTGGGCCGAGCAAGGAGATCCAAAGCAGTCTATAGAGATTTATTTTGGCCAAAAGCAGCAGCTAGGCGAAAAAATGGACCTCTCTGCCTATCTCTTTAGTCCAGAATATGCCCTGCAAGAAGAACAATTGCCCCCGCTTTTACAAGAGTATTTGGGCGAGGATGCCGACTCTATTCCCTATGAAGCCGAGCTCGATGCGGATTTACCGCTCAATCGACTGAGCTTTATGCTGGCCCTTGGCCTACAAGGTCCACAATCTGCAGTGGTGAATTTGCGCCGCTATTTGGCCGAAGGCCAGGGTGAAACGACTTCTCAAAAACAGATCAATGAGGTCCAAAATAGCCATGCTCCGCTCTTGCCCCAAACGGTCCGCTTCTTGGCCCAAAAAGAGCTGCTTTTTTCTTCTCAGGACGAACGCATTTTCTGGCTGCGCAAGCTCTATAATAGCTTGTCTGAATCGCAGATGAAGGGTTTGGCCCTCCCTTATATCCAATCTGCAGAAATGGGCGAAGAGGGACTTATTTTGCAGTATGCCTTGGGCCAAACAGAGGATTGGACCTATTGCTATACACCCAGTAGCGAGCTCAGCGAGTTTGTAGAAAAATACGAGCTGCCTGTCGCTAAACTACTCGGCCTTTTGGCCCAAACCAATAAACGCCTATTCGATAAAACCCTCAAGTATTATCCGCTCTTTCAGGCCGATAGCCGTGAGGAGCTGGACCGAGAGAGTCTGGAGGAAACTGCCCAAGAATGGGCCGCCCCCCACTACCTAAAATGGAAGGAAGAGTTTAAGCAAAGTATCTTTTTATTGCAGGGCGCTATTCCTTATACCGTCTATTTTCAAGAGGAGATGGTCAAGATTGTCCGCCAAGGAGATGCCGTTTTCATTGATGGGGAGATTTACCTCAATAGCCAAGCGGAGAACCTCGAAGAGGCGCTTTTTGCTATTGCTGGCCGCCAAACCGTTTCTGAAATGGCCCTTTTGCAGCTGTTGCGCTACAAAAACGAATTGAACAAAAAGGAAGAAGTGCAGGCGGTCCGCAGCCAAACGGTCCGAGAGCTCAAAGCTTTGGAAGAGGCCGCTATCCAGTCTCCAAAATTGGAGCAATTGCAGGCGATCAAGAGCAGCGAGAAGGAGGCCCAATTGTCTATGTCCTTCAACCTACAAGATTTACCCGAGGAGCTCCTCAGCCAATTGCTTAGTTTGGCCCAAAATAGCCAACTCAAAGTGAAGGAGGATTAA
- the hemF gene encoding oxygen-dependent coproporphyrinogen oxidase, producing the protein MKNEQQKIQTALQDLQDHICAGLEAMDGKGKFQEDLWERPGGGGGRTRLIGDGNVLVKGGVNFSAVEGEAPDALLKTLKIEAKGEENLRFFASGVSIVLHPESPYVPITHMNVRYFELSDGTWWFGGGIDLTPHYVFPELAQQFHQRMKAVCDEFHPSFYERFKPWCDDYFYLPHRGEMRGIGGIFFDRLGPEEELSKEELLDFIIAVGKAFVPAYAEQVAATKEMSYGQKELDWQALRRGRYVEFNLVLDRGTKFGLQTNGRTESILMSMPPTAGWAYDHQPEAGSAEAQTLGYLVKGIDWLAPLEV; encoded by the coding sequence ATGAAAAACGAGCAACAAAAGATTCAGACGGCTTTGCAAGATTTGCAGGACCATATTTGTGCGGGCCTAGAGGCCATGGATGGCAAAGGGAAATTTCAGGAAGATTTGTGGGAGCGGCCCGGTGGTGGCGGTGGCCGCACCCGCCTAATTGGCGATGGAAATGTATTGGTTAAGGGCGGCGTGAATTTTTCTGCCGTAGAGGGCGAGGCGCCAGATGCTTTGCTCAAAACCTTGAAAATTGAGGCCAAAGGAGAGGAAAATTTGCGCTTTTTTGCCTCTGGAGTGTCTATTGTTTTGCATCCGGAGAGTCCTTATGTGCCCATTACGCATATGAACGTTCGTTATTTTGAATTGAGCGATGGAACTTGGTGGTTTGGCGGGGGAATCGACTTGACGCCACATTATGTATTTCCAGAATTGGCCCAGCAATTTCACCAGCGGATGAAAGCCGTTTGCGATGAGTTTCACCCTAGCTTTTACGAGCGTTTCAAGCCTTGGTGCGATGATTATTTCTATTTGCCTCATCGTGGAGAAATGCGAGGCATTGGCGGCATTTTCTTCGATCGTTTAGGTCCAGAAGAAGAGCTGTCTAAGGAAGAATTATTGGACTTTATCATTGCGGTGGGTAAAGCTTTTGTGCCCGCTTATGCCGAGCAGGTGGCTGCCACCAAAGAGATGTCTTATGGTCAAAAAGAGCTGGATTGGCAGGCGCTTCGCCGTGGTCGTTATGTAGAATTTAATTTGGTATTGGACCGTGGCACTAAGTTCGGTTTGCAAACCAATGGCCGCACCGAATCGATCTTGATGAGTATGCCGCCCACTGCGGGTTGGGCCTATGATCATCAGCCAGAGGCCGGCAGCGCAGAAGCACAAACCTTGGGCTATTTGGTCAAGGGAATTGATTGGCTCGCTCCTTTGGAGGTTTAG
- a CDS encoding glycosyltransferase family 4 protein, with protein MNILYLADPGLIHDLKWMRFFTKDHPCFVVSRAHHQAHLQSPQWKQFLAEEQVEYLGQIEDFSIRHFFRSRQEMNKLAGWIKEHKIDLLHLFYAEPNALWAYFRKSLGVKIVLTSRGTDVLQTIPQFFQAGGWKNGLIRHFYGRAFGQLDQIVSTSLRQAQSIEQYFPQVQKEIAIIRTGVDVDLFEMPQPQALPKALKEKQFVFFPRAMRPLYQHELAIAAIELLPKSILDQYQFVFVNKDGKEQAYLDQIAQLMQNGQANYIWLPNLDQSALWQTYKSANLVVMTPKSDGTPVTAIEAMLSKTPLILPPLAYDEDLFSGTCLQFKEWTAKSLAQEIQKALEQAQTEMIEEAYLRAKGLANRKTEMSRLGQIYNDLVPKG; from the coding sequence ATGAATATTCTGTATCTAGCCGATCCCGGCCTCATTCACGATCTTAAATGGATGCGCTTTTTTACTAAAGACCATCCTTGTTTTGTCGTCTCTAGAGCACATCATCAAGCGCATCTCCAATCTCCACAATGGAAGCAGTTTTTGGCCGAGGAGCAGGTAGAATATCTGGGCCAAATAGAAGATTTTTCTATCCGCCACTTTTTTCGCAGCCGCCAAGAAATGAACAAATTGGCAGGCTGGATTAAAGAACATAAAATTGATTTATTACATCTGTTTTATGCCGAACCTAATGCGCTTTGGGCCTATTTCCGCAAAAGCCTAGGGGTCAAAATCGTATTAACCAGCCGAGGAACCGATGTGCTGCAAACAATTCCCCAGTTTTTTCAGGCCGGAGGCTGGAAAAATGGTCTCATTCGCCATTTTTATGGCCGAGCCTTTGGCCAATTGGACCAAATTGTTTCTACCTCTTTGCGACAGGCCCAAAGTATTGAGCAGTATTTTCCTCAAGTCCAAAAAGAAATTGCCATCATCCGCACTGGTGTAGATGTAGACCTATTTGAAATGCCCCAGCCTCAGGCTTTGCCAAAAGCGCTAAAGGAAAAGCAATTTGTCTTTTTTCCTAGAGCCATGCGCCCACTTTATCAACATGAGTTGGCTATTGCAGCCATTGAGCTTTTGCCTAAGTCTATTCTGGACCAATACCAGTTCGTTTTTGTCAATAAAGACGGAAAAGAGCAAGCTTATTTGGACCAAATTGCCCAGTTGATGCAAAATGGCCAAGCCAATTATATCTGGCTGCCGAATTTGGACCAAAGCGCCCTTTGGCAAACTTATAAGTCCGCTAATTTGGTGGTCATGACCCCTAAATCAGATGGAACTCCCGTAACGGCCATAGAAGCCATGCTCAGCAAAACGCCCCTCATCTTGCCGCCCTTGGCCTATGATGAGGACCTTTTTTCGGGAACCTGCCTGCAGTTTAAGGAATGGACCGCCAAATCTTTGGCCCAAGAAATTCAAAAAGCTTTGGAGCAAGCCCAAACAGAAATGATCGAAGAGGCTTATCTTCGGGCGAAGGGCCTAGCCAACCGAAAAACAGAAATGAGCCGTTTAGGCCAGATTTACAATGATTTGGTCCCTAAAGGTTAA
- a CDS encoding Gfo/Idh/MocA family protein produces MSEKIKFAVLGLGFVGKRHLAMIRQQREAEAVALCDIRPKSALNLPDWAEELPFYSSLSELLEQEKSVRVLCICTPNGCHAEQGLLGLEAGKEVVIEKPMALTKVDCEALIYKSLQMSKQIFVVMQNRYSPPAKWLKQLLLEQRLGDIQLVQINCYWNRDERYYRPDGQPHPWKGQAAADGGTLFTQFSHFVDMMYWLFGDIKNISARFADFQHQEMTDFEDSGLVQFDFVNGGMGCINYSTAVYQQNMESSLTVIGAKGSLKIGGQYMNEVEYCKIEDYEMPELPPANPPNDYGHYKGSAANHSYVIENVVDVLKGRKNISTNALEGLKVVEIIEKIYALK; encoded by the coding sequence ATGTCAGAAAAGATAAAATTTGCTGTGCTGGGCCTTGGTTTTGTGGGCAAACGGCATTTGGCCATGATTCGGCAGCAGAGGGAAGCAGAAGCGGTTGCGCTTTGCGATATTCGGCCAAAGTCAGCGCTCAATTTACCAGATTGGGCCGAAGAACTGCCCTTTTATAGTAGTTTATCGGAACTCCTAGAGCAAGAGAAATCGGTCCGGGTGCTTTGCATTTGTACGCCCAATGGCTGCCATGCCGAGCAGGGACTCTTGGGCCTAGAAGCAGGCAAAGAAGTGGTGATAGAAAAGCCCATGGCCCTTACTAAAGTGGATTGTGAGGCTCTTATTTATAAGTCCCTACAAATGTCTAAACAGATCTTTGTGGTGATGCAAAACCGCTATTCGCCCCCCGCAAAATGGCTCAAGCAACTGCTGTTGGAGCAGCGCCTGGGCGACATCCAATTGGTCCAAATCAACTGCTACTGGAACCGAGACGAGCGCTATTATCGCCCCGATGGGCAGCCGCACCCCTGGAAAGGCCAAGCCGCAGCCGATGGAGGCACTCTATTTACCCAGTTCTCTCATTTTGTCGATATGATGTACTGGCTTTTTGGAGACATCAAGAATATCTCGGCCCGCTTTGCCGATTTTCAGCATCAGGAAATGACCGATTTTGAGGATTCGGGCTTGGTCCAATTTGATTTTGTCAATGGAGGTATGGGCTGTATCAATTACTCCACCGCCGTCTATCAACAAAATATGGAAAGTAGTCTGACGGTGATCGGGGCCAAGGGCAGCCTGAAAATTGGCGGCCAATACATGAATGAGGTAGAATATTGCAAAATTGAAGATTATGAAATGCCCGAACTGCCCCCCGCTAATCCCCCAAATGATTATGGGCATTACAAAGGCTCTGCGGCCAATCATTCTTATGTGATAGAGAATGTGGTGGATGTGCTCAAGGGGCGAAAAAACATCAGCACCAACGCCTTAGAAGGACTTAAGGTGGTCGAGATTATAGAAAAGATTTATGCCCTAAAATAA
- a CDS encoding glycosyltransferase codes for MNILRGKSIFILSPEAWGKSFVSKHHYASLLAQKGNRVYFVNPPSEKWAKQKVAPNLWVLDYSTGWRKGVQRWPNFLRKWANAGLIRRLYQLAEAEADLIWSFDPFRFQDLRQFGADYRIYHPVDPHICPLEQAVINSAQILFASSHKIIERFEATGRTPMYFINHGLAQHFLAAAPKLDFSPRSGRIKVGYVGNLNYPFLDEQALLSIVKQQGEVDFYFIGPYKKGNLSGRERKSLIAQLMELENCFLLGPKPSAELPAYLDHFDLFLMTYEGDKNPAAMANPHKILEYLSRGKAVISHFIDEYKKRKDWVYMVEDNADLPAKFAWALANLDKINSEQLQAQRKAYAQANSYLAQLQRIDAYLQEI; via the coding sequence ATGAATATTCTTCGAGGGAAGAGCATCTTTATTTTATCGCCCGAAGCTTGGGGCAAAAGTTTTGTTTCTAAGCATCATTATGCCAGTTTATTGGCCCAAAAAGGCAATCGCGTTTATTTTGTGAACCCGCCTTCAGAAAAATGGGCCAAGCAAAAAGTGGCGCCCAATTTATGGGTTTTGGATTATAGCACCGGCTGGCGCAAAGGCGTACAGCGTTGGCCCAACTTTTTGCGAAAATGGGCCAATGCGGGCTTGATTCGGCGGCTGTATCAGTTGGCAGAAGCCGAGGCAGACCTCATTTGGAGTTTTGACCCTTTTCGTTTTCAGGATTTAAGGCAATTTGGGGCAGATTATCGCATCTATCATCCTGTAGATCCGCATATTTGTCCTTTGGAGCAGGCCGTCATCAATTCGGCCCAAATTCTTTTTGCCAGTTCGCATAAAATCATAGAGCGCTTTGAGGCTACTGGGCGCACCCCCATGTATTTTATCAATCATGGTTTGGCCCAGCACTTTTTGGCTGCAGCGCCCAAGCTAGATTTTTCGCCTCGATCGGGACGAATTAAAGTGGGTTATGTGGGCAATTTAAACTATCCTTTTTTGGATGAGCAGGCCTTATTGAGCATTGTGAAGCAGCAAGGGGAAGTTGATTTTTATTTTATTGGACCTTATAAAAAGGGGAATTTGTCGGGCAGAGAGCGTAAATCATTGATTGCGCAATTGATGGAGCTAGAAAACTGCTTTTTATTGGGCCCCAAACCCTCGGCAGAGCTGCCCGCTTATTTGGACCATTTCGATTTGTTTTTGATGACTTATGAGGGCGATAAAAATCCTGCGGCCATGGCCAACCCACATAAAATATTAGAGTATTTGAGTCGGGGAAAAGCCGTGATCAGCCATTTTATAGATGAGTATAAGAAGCGAAAAGATTGGGTCTATATGGTGGAAGATAATGCAGACTTGCCCGCTAAGTTTGCTTGGGCTTTGGCCAATTTAGACAAGATCAATAGCGAGCAGTTGCAGGCGCAGCGCAAAGCTTATGCGCAGGCCAATAGCTATTTGGCACAGCTGCAGCGGATAGATGCTTATTTGCAAGAAATTTAA
- a CDS encoding lecithin retinol acyltransferase family protein, which produces MVNSLQLAQMSQIIQHHGISPLDVLIFKDLHYPLIRHYALFAGFNSSGYPLIVANYSKSVGILPPEELQNFSARLELDRVRKFEGSQEDKEHAFERVNKAFNKKPYDLMFNNCEHFANYVQYGNAYSQQTQVAAGGAAAVGLATTLSAKEPLAKALGVALLLAAAGSFALELSKQNTF; this is translated from the coding sequence ATGGTTAATTCATTACAACTAGCTCAAATGAGCCAAATTATTCAACATCATGGAATCAGTCCGCTTGATGTTCTTATTTTCAAAGATCTTCACTACCCTTTAATTAGACATTACGCACTATTTGCTGGTTTTAATTCATCAGGATATCCTCTTATCGTGGCAAATTACAGCAAAAGTGTTGGCATTTTACCTCCTGAAGAACTACAAAATTTTTCAGCTCGATTAGAATTGGATCGAGTTCGAAAATTTGAAGGGAGTCAAGAAGATAAAGAACATGCTTTTGAGCGTGTAAATAAAGCTTTTAATAAAAAGCCTTATGATCTTATGTTCAATAATTGCGAACATTTTGCAAATTATGTTCAATATGGAAATGCCTATAGTCAACAAACTCAAGTTGCAGCTGGAGGAGCTGCCGCAGTAGGCTTAGCAACAACTCTTAGTGCTAAAGAACCTCTTGCAAAAGCTCTTGGCGTAGCCCTACTTCTGGCTGCTGCAGGAAGTTTTGCTCTAGAGCTATCTAAACAAAATACATTTTAG